A DNA window from Hymenobacter aquaticus contains the following coding sequences:
- a CDS encoding YihY/virulence factor BrkB family protein, which yields MATHYRVSDILNILKTTASEFMVNNSFRHAAALSYYTIFSLPPLLLIVITVASSVYGAEAVTGQIYGQMRGFLGADSAKFLQDSIAEFTKQQKTGVASIIGIGTLIFAATTFFVTLQESINDIWNLKVKPRNGIWQFIRDRLLSFGLILSVALLLLISFVISALLSVFTDQLQAWFPEVAVVVIHIVDFVLSLFITSLLFALIYRFLPDAIIRWRDVGIGAVITALLFLIGKYLIAFYIGQANPGSAFGAAGSAIVLLLWVNYSSLIIFFGAEFTQEFADAFGQKVQPKAHAVRIETREVPEGETKEEISTGRPRSTGRFRA from the coding sequence ATGGCCACGCACTACCGTGTTTCCGACATTCTGAACATTCTCAAAACCACGGCCAGCGAGTTCATGGTCAACAACTCGTTCCGCCACGCGGCGGCGCTGTCGTACTACACCATTTTCTCGTTGCCCCCGCTGCTGCTCATCGTCATTACCGTCGCCAGCTCGGTGTATGGGGCCGAAGCCGTAACGGGCCAGATCTACGGGCAGATGCGGGGCTTTCTGGGCGCCGACTCGGCCAAGTTCCTGCAAGATTCCATTGCCGAGTTTACCAAGCAGCAGAAAACCGGCGTGGCCTCCATCATCGGTATCGGCACCCTGATTTTCGCGGCCACCACCTTCTTCGTGACCCTGCAGGAAAGCATCAACGACATCTGGAACCTGAAGGTGAAGCCCCGCAACGGCATCTGGCAGTTCATCCGCGACCGGCTCCTGTCCTTCGGCCTGATTTTGAGCGTGGCCCTTCTGCTGCTGATTTCCTTTGTGATTAGCGCCCTGCTCAGCGTGTTCACCGACCAGCTTCAGGCCTGGTTTCCGGAGGTGGCCGTGGTCGTTATCCACATCGTCGACTTCGTGCTGTCCCTGTTCATCACCTCCCTGCTGTTTGCCCTGATCTACCGGTTTCTGCCCGACGCCATCATCCGCTGGCGCGACGTGGGCATCGGCGCCGTCATTACGGCCCTGCTGTTTCTGATCGGCAAATACCTGATTGCATTCTACATCGGCCAGGCGAACCCCGGCTCGGCCTTCGGGGCGGCGGGCTCGGCCATCGTGCTACTGCTGTGGGTTAACTACTCCTCCCTCATCATCTTCTTCGGGGCCGAGTTTACCCAGGAGTTTGCCGACGCCTTCGGCCAGAAAGTGCAGCCCAAGGCCCACGCCGTGCGCATCGAAACCCGGGAAGTGCCCGAGGGCGAAACCAAGGAGGAAATCAGCACCGGCCGGCCCCGCTCCACAGGCCGGTTCCGGGCGTAG
- a CDS encoding archaemetzincin — protein MASSLVALLIFLFSGGGNLLSDPIAQGAESYFQSIAKNDIPLKRPRPGEWLYEHKEAGQNLAAYQQLPPFRPDSLKNTIYLQPVGRFTVLQWKALEATQEYLHIFFQRRVVLLPAVADTLVPPSARRKQQGQVQLLAPYLLDAYLKNRLPASGLALMAISAKDLYPRPDWNYVFGLASYPDRVGVTSIYRLQDQSLTTENYTRCLSRLVNISSHEIGHMFSLRHCTYAHCVMNGTNSLPETDTTPNRLCSECQRKLHWNFQYDNLRRLQELAAFFRRNELRRDYALTSQDLRKAL, from the coding sequence ATGGCTTCTTCTCTGGTTGCGCTACTTATTTTTCTCTTTTCTGGTGGCGGAAATCTACTGTCTGACCCGATTGCCCAGGGGGCTGAAAGCTACTTCCAGTCTATAGCGAAAAACGACATTCCGCTGAAAAGACCGCGCCCGGGAGAATGGCTGTACGAGCACAAAGAAGCCGGGCAGAATCTTGCCGCCTACCAGCAACTCCCTCCTTTCCGACCCGATTCGCTGAAGAACACCATCTACCTGCAGCCCGTGGGCCGGTTTACTGTCCTCCAATGGAAGGCGCTGGAGGCAACCCAGGAATACCTGCATATTTTCTTTCAACGCCGGGTAGTGCTCTTGCCAGCGGTGGCCGATACCCTAGTGCCACCTTCGGCCCGGCGCAAGCAACAGGGGCAGGTGCAGCTATTAGCGCCCTACCTGCTCGACGCCTATTTAAAAAACCGCCTACCCGCTTCGGGCCTAGCGCTGATGGCTATTAGCGCCAAAGACCTGTATCCCCGGCCCGACTGGAACTATGTGTTTGGGCTGGCTTCGTACCCGGACCGGGTGGGCGTTACATCCATTTACCGCTTGCAGGATCAGAGCCTCACAACAGAAAATTACACCCGCTGTCTGAGCCGTCTAGTCAACATTTCGTCGCACGAAATCGGGCACATGTTTTCCCTGCGCCACTGCACCTACGCCCACTGCGTGATGAATGGCACCAACAGCCTGCCCGAAACCGACACGACACCTAACCGCCTCTGCTCGGAGTGCCAACGGAAGCTGCATTGGAATTTTCAGTATGACAATCTCCGCCGGCTACAGGAGCTAGCGGCCTTTTTTCGCCGGAACGAGTTGCGGCGCGACTATGCGCTAACCAGCCAGGACCTCCGAAAAGCGCTCTGA
- a CDS encoding thioesterase family protein, translating into MARVKVALPAAYSLTVQIPVRITDLNYGGHLGNDALLSVLHEARVQFLQHVGLREVDPATGLGTIMADVAIEYKGEAFYGDVLHIQLAATELSKYGFDVVYWVKNQAGKEIARAKTGMLLFDYNTRKLRSMDEETAQLLMC; encoded by the coding sequence ATGGCCCGCGTAAAAGTAGCGTTACCCGCCGCATATTCCCTGACCGTGCAGATTCCGGTCCGCATCACCGACCTCAACTACGGCGGCCACCTCGGCAACGACGCCCTGCTCAGCGTGCTGCACGAGGCCCGGGTGCAGTTCCTGCAGCACGTGGGCCTGCGGGAGGTAGACCCCGCCACCGGCCTGGGCACCATCATGGCCGACGTGGCCATCGAGTACAAGGGCGAAGCCTTCTACGGCGACGTCCTCCACATTCAGCTGGCTGCCACCGAGCTCAGCAAATATGGCTTCGACGTGGTGTACTGGGTGAAAAACCAGGCCGGAAAGGAAATTGCCCGCGCCAAAACCGGCATGCTCCTCTTCGACTACAACACCCGCAAGCTGCGCAGCATGGACGAGGAAACCGCCCAACTTTTAATGTGCTAA
- the rlmN gene encoding 23S rRNA (adenine(2503)-C(2))-methyltransferase RlmN, with translation MIDLPVVSKRDIRKLTPDELKAFMVEHGEKPFRAKQVLEWLWKNTAGSFEEMNNISLATRELLAKHFVINGVAVQNQQLSNDGTIKSAFRLYDGNIVEGVLIPHDTRMTACISSQVGCSLTCKFCATGYMERKRNLDAAEIYDQVVRIREQCEAQYGTPLTNIVYMGMGEPLLNYANVVKSVERITAPDGLNMAPRRITISTAGIAKMIKKLADDDVKANLALSLHAPNDTKRNEIMPINEANSLAALKDALQYYHQKTGRKVTYEYIVFDGFNDTLEDAAELYVISKWLPCKVNLIEYNPIENASYQNAEADKITAFHKYLADRGVQTNIRRSRGKDIDAACGQLAVKEKAEVA, from the coding sequence ATGATTGACCTGCCTGTTGTTTCGAAGCGCGACATTCGCAAACTCACCCCCGACGAGCTCAAAGCCTTTATGGTGGAGCACGGCGAAAAGCCGTTCCGCGCCAAGCAGGTGCTGGAGTGGCTCTGGAAAAACACGGCCGGCTCGTTTGAGGAGATGAACAACATCTCCCTGGCCACCCGCGAGCTGCTGGCCAAGCACTTCGTCATCAACGGCGTGGCGGTCCAGAACCAGCAGCTCAGTAACGACGGCACCATCAAATCGGCCTTCCGGCTCTATGATGGCAACATCGTGGAGGGCGTGCTCATTCCGCACGACACGCGCATGACGGCCTGCATCAGCTCGCAGGTCGGCTGCTCGCTCACCTGTAAGTTTTGCGCCACGGGCTACATGGAGCGCAAGCGCAACCTCGACGCGGCGGAGATTTACGACCAGGTGGTGCGCATCCGGGAGCAGTGCGAGGCCCAGTACGGCACGCCGCTCACCAACATCGTGTACATGGGCATGGGCGAGCCGCTGCTCAACTATGCCAACGTGGTGAAAAGCGTGGAGCGCATCACCGCCCCCGACGGCCTGAACATGGCCCCGCGCCGCATCACCATCAGCACTGCCGGCATTGCTAAGATGATCAAGAAGCTGGCCGACGACGACGTGAAGGCCAACCTGGCCCTGAGCCTGCACGCCCCGAACGATACCAAGCGCAACGAAATCATGCCCATCAACGAGGCCAACTCCCTGGCGGCTTTGAAGGACGCGTTGCAGTATTATCACCAGAAAACCGGCCGCAAAGTCACCTACGAGTACATCGTGTTCGACGGCTTCAACGACACGCTGGAAGACGCGGCCGAGCTGTACGTCATCAGCAAGTGGCTGCCCTGCAAGGTGAACCTGATTGAGTACAACCCCATCGAAAACGCCAGCTACCAGAACGCCGAAGCCGACAAAATCACGGCCTTCCACAAGTACCTGGCCGACCGGGGCGTGCAAACCAACATCCGCCGCTCCCGCGGCAAAGACATCGACGCGGCCTGCGGGCAGTTGGCGGTGAAGGAAAAAGCCGAAGTGGCGTAA
- a CDS encoding spondin domain-containing protein, producing the protein MKHFSTLLLAMSLAACGPIPDVEPKSDEATATALYRVTFEATWSAATHPGSYPVGAHFSPLMGASHAHDAEAGLFRPGLAASTGIKNMAEIGNNTALRAEINTLITQGKAFRLLDGRAATASPGSLTDTIRLSRSHPALTVVTMIAPSPDWFAALETHDLLTTTGWTASLRVPATFYDAGTDSGPDYTSPDQPTTPAQPIRAALTPAAPVGYFRLERIK; encoded by the coding sequence ATGAAGCACTTCTCGACTTTGCTGCTGGCCATGAGCTTAGCGGCATGTGGCCCGATTCCCGATGTAGAGCCCAAGTCGGACGAGGCTACGGCCACGGCCCTCTACCGCGTTACGTTCGAAGCTACCTGGAGCGCCGCCACCCACCCGGGCAGCTACCCGGTCGGTGCCCACTTCTCCCCGCTGATGGGGGCCTCGCACGCCCACGACGCCGAGGCAGGGCTGTTTCGCCCGGGCCTTGCCGCCAGCACCGGTATCAAAAACATGGCGGAAATTGGCAACAACACCGCCCTGCGGGCCGAAATCAACACGCTCATCACCCAGGGCAAAGCCTTTCGCCTGCTCGACGGCCGCGCGGCCACGGCTTCCCCCGGCTCCCTCACCGATACGATTCGCCTGAGCCGCAGCCACCCGGCCCTCACCGTCGTGACGATGATAGCGCCCAGCCCCGACTGGTTTGCCGCCCTCGAAACCCACGACCTGCTCACCACCACCGGCTGGACGGCCAGCCTGCGCGTGCCGGCCACGTTCTACGACGCTGGCACCGACAGCGGCCCCGACTACACCTCCCCCGACCAGCCCACTACGCCCGCCCAGCCCATCAGGGCGGCGCTGACCCCGGCCGCGCCCGTTGGGTATTTCCGGCTGGAAAGAATAAAATAG
- a CDS encoding DUF3891 family protein produces MIVNLTPDGWQIIYQQAHALLAAQLAWQWQPFGPTDRWVGLLAAIAQHDDEQERWDGHYGLTPAGAPANFTMKEFSLTQATGVMRAARFQGQWRSLLTSMHLSFLYESLRGQQSELDAFLDEQKAGQQQWRKALKIKKADAQQAYDLMQWCDRLSLILCRQELPEMGRHLEISTGPDGQRHEVVQPDGPDTPVQVTPWPFGAKAFSVSVEACQLRQLQFRDDEELSQAIREAPILTLRWDFAR; encoded by the coding sequence ATGATTGTAAACCTGACTCCCGACGGCTGGCAAATCATCTACCAGCAGGCCCACGCCCTGCTGGCGGCCCAGCTGGCCTGGCAGTGGCAGCCCTTCGGGCCTACCGACCGGTGGGTGGGGCTGCTGGCCGCCATTGCCCAGCACGACGACGAGCAGGAGCGCTGGGACGGCCACTACGGCCTGACGCCCGCCGGGGCCCCGGCCAACTTCACCATGAAGGAATTTTCCCTGACCCAGGCTACCGGCGTGATGCGGGCCGCCCGCTTCCAGGGCCAGTGGCGCAGCCTGCTGACCAGCATGCACCTGAGCTTCCTCTACGAAAGCCTGCGCGGCCAGCAATCCGAGCTGGATGCCTTCCTCGACGAGCAGAAGGCCGGGCAGCAGCAGTGGCGCAAAGCCCTGAAAATCAAGAAAGCCGACGCCCAGCAGGCCTACGACCTGATGCAGTGGTGCGACCGGCTCAGCCTGATTCTGTGCCGGCAGGAGCTGCCCGAAATGGGCCGCCACCTCGAAATCAGCACCGGGCCCGACGGGCAGCGCCACGAGGTAGTGCAGCCCGACGGGCCCGATACCCCGGTGCAGGTCACGCCCTGGCCGTTCGGGGCCAAGGCGTTCAGCGTAAGCGTGGAAGCCTGCCAGCTGCGCCAATTGCAGTTCCGGGACGACGAGGAGCTCAGCCAGGCCATCCGGGAAGCCCCGATTCTGACCCTGCGCTGGGACTTTGCCCGCTAG
- a CDS encoding DUF2157 domain-containing protein, whose product MSRKLLETEGPKWVAQGIITPQQREQLLALYPEEERVVGLLPLLGSLLLGLSALSVVAANWQGLPEWLRLLLLLGSMGGAYAGGEYFLRRRNEALGMGLVGLGLVLFGCGIILTSQLYQLIGYDATGLLAWVLAGTVLTYLYRSRTLFILTACIGGIVQGYSTGQLGSFSYFTAALTVWGLGYYWWRRPDGLLGLVLASSLLWQAGLLIGHLHAKITWFFIPAMLTYALGDWQPDRPAARGLQTPPLAAAFLFTLGLALYGEADTYAGMLRPPFLAYIGALLLVLAISLAGKYRRGRLGSATDWLLLLPGFYLHGGLALAVATLVVLYAYSGSVLWRAHQENNADRVTLGTVLFILTTMVAYFKLTWAFMDKSLFFLLGGALLLGLSWFLRRRNARALSAKQPQP is encoded by the coding sequence ATGAGTCGTAAACTACTGGAAACGGAAGGCCCGAAGTGGGTCGCGCAGGGCATTATCACCCCGCAGCAGCGGGAGCAGCTCCTGGCGCTGTATCCCGAGGAGGAGCGCGTGGTGGGGCTGCTGCCGCTGCTGGGCAGCCTGCTGCTGGGCCTGAGTGCCCTGAGCGTGGTGGCGGCCAACTGGCAGGGCCTGCCCGAGTGGCTGCGGCTCCTGCTGCTGCTGGGTAGTATGGGCGGGGCCTACGCCGGCGGCGAATACTTCCTGCGCCGCCGCAACGAAGCCCTGGGCATGGGCCTCGTCGGGCTGGGGCTGGTGCTGTTCGGCTGCGGCATCATCCTGACCAGCCAGCTGTACCAGCTTATCGGCTACGACGCCACCGGGCTGCTGGCCTGGGTGCTGGCCGGCACCGTGCTTACCTACCTCTACCGCAGCCGCACCCTGTTCATTCTGACGGCCTGCATCGGCGGCATCGTGCAGGGCTACAGTACCGGACAGCTGGGCAGCTTCAGCTACTTCACGGCCGCCCTCACGGTGTGGGGCCTGGGCTACTACTGGTGGCGCCGCCCCGACGGCCTGCTGGGCCTGGTGCTGGCCAGCAGCCTGCTCTGGCAGGCGGGCCTGCTCATTGGCCACCTGCACGCCAAAATCACCTGGTTCTTTATTCCGGCTATGCTCACCTACGCCCTGGGCGACTGGCAGCCCGACCGGCCCGCCGCCCGGGGCCTGCAAACGCCCCCCCTGGCGGCGGCGTTTCTGTTTACGCTCGGCCTAGCCCTCTATGGCGAGGCCGACACCTACGCCGGCATGCTGCGCCCGCCTTTCCTGGCGTATATCGGCGCCTTACTGCTGGTGCTGGCCATTTCCCTGGCCGGCAAGTACCGGCGCGGCCGCCTAGGCAGTGCCACCGACTGGCTGCTGCTGCTACCGGGCTTCTATCTGCACGGTGGGCTGGCCCTGGCCGTGGCCACGCTGGTGGTGCTCTATGCCTATTCGGGGTCGGTGCTGTGGCGGGCCCACCAGGAAAACAACGCGGACCGCGTGACGCTGGGCACCGTGCTGTTTATTCTGACCACGATGGTGGCCTACTTCAAGCTGACTTGGGCCTTTATGGATAAGTCGCTGTTTTTCCTGCTGGGCGGGGCGCTGCTGCTGGGCCTGAGCTGGTTTCTGCGCCGCCGCAACGCCCGGGCCCTATCGGCCAAACAGCCCCAGCCATGA
- a CDS encoding TerC family protein, whose product MNPHLQQILDNPLAAAAIVGNLVIIESLLSVDNAAVLATMVGDLPKEQRQKALRYGIIGAYVFRGICILFASYLIEFWFLKPLGGLYLVYLAYAQFKPRRAATHDEDGNEIDKEKSWLYKRTLGVFGKFWATVALIELMDLAFSIDNVFAVVAFTDNLILICLGVFIGILAMRLVAQAFVLLMAKYPFLETAAFLVIGILGLKLMLSLFEHFQPTHPFSVFLSSHAADVGLTLLTVGMFLVPLLTSWLFNVPRHMTMPKLPKRKPDEKQKA is encoded by the coding sequence ATGAATCCTCACCTTCAGCAAATTCTCGATAACCCACTGGCCGCGGCGGCTATTGTCGGCAACCTGGTCATCATCGAGAGCCTGCTGTCGGTGGATAACGCGGCGGTGCTGGCCACCATGGTCGGCGACCTGCCCAAGGAGCAGCGGCAAAAGGCGTTGCGCTACGGCATCATCGGGGCCTACGTGTTCCGGGGCATCTGCATCCTGTTTGCCTCCTACCTGATTGAGTTCTGGTTTCTCAAGCCCCTGGGCGGCCTCTACCTGGTGTATTTGGCCTACGCCCAGTTCAAGCCTCGTCGCGCCGCTACCCACGACGAGGACGGCAACGAAATCGACAAGGAGAAAAGCTGGCTCTACAAGCGCACGTTGGGCGTGTTCGGCAAGTTCTGGGCTACCGTGGCCCTTATCGAGCTCATGGACCTGGCCTTCAGCATCGACAACGTATTTGCCGTGGTGGCTTTCACCGACAACCTGATTCTGATCTGTCTGGGCGTGTTTATCGGCATTCTGGCCATGCGCCTAGTGGCCCAGGCCTTCGTGCTGCTCATGGCCAAGTACCCGTTCCTGGAAACGGCCGCCTTCCTGGTTATTGGCATTCTGGGCTTGAAGCTGATGCTGAGCTTGTTCGAGCATTTTCAGCCCACGCACCCGTTCAGCGTGTTTCTGAGCAGCCACGCCGCCGACGTGGGCCTCACGCTCCTTACCGTGGGCATGTTCCTGGTGCCGCTGCTCACCTCCTGGCTGTTCAACGTGCCCCGCCACATGACCATGCCCAAGCTGCCCAAGCGCAAGCCGGATGAGAAGCAGAAGGCCTGA
- a CDS encoding ExbD/TolR family protein translates to MSPNSLRLPKRRGILHPDMTPMVGLGFLLVTFFLLAADFVKPTVLPLAMPVKPKMDEEQTQWGPCGGAMTVILGKDNKVYYYYGLLSVDGKPELHSTDLTATGLRQVLLKAKAQEGKFVVLIKPSDEAQYRNMVDVLDEMSITEPYRYALVDMAPGDYDLLRQHNL, encoded by the coding sequence ATGAGTCCCAACTCTCTAAGGCTACCAAAACGGCGCGGCATCCTGCACCCGGATATGACCCCGATGGTGGGCCTGGGTTTTCTGCTGGTGACGTTCTTTCTGCTGGCCGCTGACTTCGTGAAGCCGACCGTGCTGCCGCTGGCAATGCCCGTGAAGCCGAAGATGGATGAAGAACAAACGCAGTGGGGGCCCTGTGGTGGAGCAATGACGGTAATCCTGGGCAAGGACAACAAAGTGTATTATTACTACGGCCTGCTGTCGGTAGATGGCAAGCCCGAGCTGCACTCTACCGACCTGACGGCTACCGGGCTGCGGCAGGTTTTGCTGAAGGCAAAGGCGCAAGAAGGCAAGTTTGTGGTATTAATCAAGCCGTCGGATGAGGCCCAGTACCGCAATATGGTTGACGTACTCGATGAGATGAGCATCACGGAGCCATACCGCTACGCGCTGGTAGACATGGCTCCGGGTGACTACGACCTGCTCCGGCAGCACAATTTGTAG
- a CDS encoding GDYXXLXY domain-containing protein: MTDPTTSFLTHRRLVGLAVAAQMLFILAVAGAGYATTALGRTITLRTTPVDPRDLLYGDYLRLNYTISQVQPALWRGPEPPQKHQAVYVLLQPTNGAYEAAGVYATEPPAAPDQAVLRGWVTDSWRQGIRLRYNLERYYVPENSGAALEKAGARRPLLVRVSVAPWGQARITQVGEVRK; encoded by the coding sequence ATGACGGACCCGACGACCTCCTTCCTCACCCACCGCCGCCTGGTAGGGCTGGCCGTAGCCGCCCAGATGCTGTTCATCCTGGCCGTGGCCGGGGCCGGCTACGCCACCACCGCGCTGGGCCGCACCATCACGCTGCGCACCACCCCCGTCGACCCGCGCGACCTGCTCTACGGCGACTACCTGCGCCTGAACTACACCATCAGCCAGGTGCAGCCCGCTCTGTGGCGCGGCCCGGAGCCCCCACAAAAGCACCAGGCAGTCTACGTGCTGCTCCAGCCTACTAATGGCGCCTACGAAGCAGCCGGCGTGTATGCCACCGAGCCGCCCGCCGCCCCCGACCAGGCCGTACTGCGCGGCTGGGTCACGGACAGCTGGCGGCAGGGCATCCGGCTGCGCTACAACCTGGAGCGGTACTACGTGCCCGAAAACTCGGGCGCGGCTCTGGAAAAAGCCGGTGCCCGGCGGCCCCTGCTCGTGCGCGTCAGCGTGGCGCCCTGGGGGCAGGCCCGCATTACGCAGGTCGGGGAAGTGAGGAAGTAG
- the mnmD gene encoding tRNA (5-methylaminomethyl-2-thiouridine)(34)-methyltransferase MnmD, protein MIHETEGGVKVEVRTTEDGSSTLYVPALDEHYHSTHGALREARHVYLAAGLEPALTPAAAAVRVLEIGFGTGLNALLTLQRSLSASPFIEYDTLEKYPLPPAVIQSLGVERYVLNPELLAYHEQLHTAPWNEPVPVAPHFRLRKLHAALQETSLPNDHYDVVYFDAFAPEKQPDMWTEAVFEQLHRATAPGGALVSYCAKGSFRRSLKAAGWLVEKLPGPPGKREMTRARKEGGSR, encoded by the coding sequence ATGATACACGAAACGGAAGGCGGCGTAAAAGTAGAGGTTCGCACCACGGAAGACGGCTCGAGCACCCTCTACGTGCCGGCCCTGGATGAGCACTACCACTCCACCCACGGGGCTCTGCGCGAAGCCCGGCACGTGTACCTGGCCGCCGGCCTGGAGCCCGCCCTGACGCCGGCCGCCGCCGCCGTGCGGGTGCTGGAAATCGGCTTTGGCACCGGCCTGAACGCCCTGCTGACCTTGCAGCGCAGTCTGAGCGCCAGCCCGTTTATCGAGTACGACACGCTGGAAAAATACCCGCTGCCGCCCGCCGTTATTCAGAGCCTGGGCGTGGAGCGCTACGTGCTGAACCCCGAGCTGCTGGCCTACCACGAGCAGCTGCACACGGCCCCCTGGAACGAGCCGGTGCCGGTAGCCCCGCACTTCCGCCTGCGCAAGCTGCACGCGGCCCTACAGGAAACTTCGCTCCCGAATGACCATTACGACGTGGTGTACTTCGACGCCTTTGCCCCCGAAAAGCAGCCGGATATGTGGACCGAGGCCGTATTCGAGCAGCTCCACCGGGCCACCGCGCCCGGCGGCGCGCTGGTGAGCTACTGCGCCAAGGGCAGCTTCCGCCGCAGCCTGAAGGCGGCCGGCTGGCTGGTCGAGAAGCTGCCCGGCCCGCCCGGCAAGCGCGAAATGACCCGGGCGCGGAAGGAAGGCGGGAGCCGGTAG